The following are encoded together in the Acidobacteriota bacterium genome:
- a CDS encoding carbon-nitrogen hydrolase encodes MSSGPDPEANVAKAVARVKDAARQGAHIVCLPELFRTQYFCQREDAALFDLAEPVPGPTTQALAQAAKDNKVVVIASVFEKRARGIYHNTAAVIDADGSIKGIYRKMHIPDDPLYYEKFYFTPGDLGFKAFDTAAGRIGTLVCWDQWYPEGARLTALQGAHVIFYPTAIGWHPAEKAQFGKAQHDAWRTIQRAHAIANGVYVAVVNRVGFETGDIRGNRAEGKGLEFWGGSFLCDPFGTVLAEASHDREEILIAEVDLARLEDVRRNWPFLRDRRIDSYSSITQRFID; translated from the coding sequence ATGTCCTCAGGTCCTGACCCTGAGGCGAACGTCGCCAAGGCCGTCGCACGCGTGAAGGATGCCGCTCGCCAGGGCGCGCACATCGTCTGCCTGCCCGAGCTCTTCCGCACGCAGTACTTCTGCCAGCGCGAGGACGCCGCTCTCTTCGACCTCGCCGAGCCTGTCCCTGGCCCCACCACCCAGGCGCTGGCGCAGGCGGCGAAAGATAACAAGGTGGTGGTGATCGCATCGGTCTTCGAGAAGCGCGCGCGCGGCATTTACCACAACACCGCCGCCGTCATCGACGCCGACGGCTCGATCAAGGGGATCTATCGCAAGATGCATATCCCCGACGATCCGCTCTACTACGAAAAGTTCTACTTCACGCCCGGCGATCTGGGCTTCAAGGCCTTCGACACTGCCGCCGGCCGCATCGGGACGCTCGTCTGCTGGGACCAGTGGTATCCCGAGGGTGCGCGCCTGACTGCGCTCCAAGGCGCGCATGTCATCTTCTATCCCACCGCCATCGGATGGCATCCGGCAGAGAAGGCGCAGTTCGGCAAGGCGCAACACGATGCATGGCGGACGATCCAGCGCGCGCACGCCATCGCCAACGGAGTCTATGTGGCGGTGGTAAACCGCGTCGGCTTCGAGACCGGAGACATCCGCGGCAACCGCGCCGAAGGCAAGGGCCTGGAATTCTGGGGAGGCTCGTTCCTGTGCGACCCGTTCGGGACCGTGCTTGCCGAAGCCAGCCACGATAGAGAAGAGATCCTCATCGCCGAGGTCGACCTCGCGCGTCTCGAAGACGTCCGCCGCAACTGGCCTTTCCTGCGCGACCGCCGCATCGATTCCTATTCCTCCATCACGCAGCGGTTCATCGACTGA
- a CDS encoding agmatine deiminase family protein — protein sequence MASANTLRMPAEWEPHAATWIAWPHKESDWPGKLACIPWIYAEIVRWIAKGERCEILVRDVKQERTARDVLIRSNVPLSNVRFHRCPTDRVWTRDSGPIFVMREYAKRENAKRGGELVATHWKFNAWAKYPDWKKDQHLPEFVANRLGAPRLLVEHEARHVVLEGGSIDVNGRGTLLTTEECLLSRKQARNPRLSRRDLEWVFATYLGATNVIWLKRGIVGDDTHGHVDDTARFVAPRTVVAAVEYNKKDANYSALQQNLRDLKRATDQDGKRLEVVELPMPRPIVMEGQRLPASYANFYIANAAVLAPIFGDPNDRIALDSLTHLFPTRAIVPVYSRDFIWGLGAMHCMTQQQPA from the coding sequence ATGGCTTCCGCCAATACCTTGCGCATGCCGGCGGAGTGGGAGCCGCACGCCGCCACCTGGATCGCGTGGCCGCACAAAGAGAGCGACTGGCCGGGCAAACTCGCGTGCATTCCCTGGATCTACGCGGAGATCGTCCGCTGGATCGCTAAGGGCGAGCGCTGCGAGATCCTGGTGCGCGACGTGAAACAGGAGCGCACCGCCCGCGATGTCCTCATCCGCAGCAACGTACCGCTCAGTAACGTGCGCTTCCATCGTTGCCCCACCGACCGCGTCTGGACACGCGATTCCGGACCGATCTTCGTTATGCGCGAATACGCCAAGCGAGAAAACGCCAAGCGTGGCGGCGAGCTCGTCGCGACCCATTGGAAGTTCAATGCCTGGGCCAAGTATCCCGACTGGAAAAAAGATCAGCACCTCCCCGAGTTCGTGGCGAACCGGCTCGGCGCACCGCGGCTGCTCGTCGAGCACGAGGCGCGTCACGTCGTGCTCGAGGGAGGCTCCATCGACGTGAACGGTCGCGGCACACTGCTCACCACGGAAGAATGCCTGCTCAGCCGCAAGCAAGCGCGCAACCCGCGGCTCTCACGGCGCGACCTGGAGTGGGTGTTTGCGACCTACCTCGGTGCAACCAACGTGATCTGGCTCAAGCGCGGCATCGTCGGCGACGATACCCACGGACACGTCGACGACACCGCGCGCTTCGTCGCGCCGCGCACCGTTGTCGCCGCCGTCGAGTACAACAAGAAAGACGCGAACTACAGCGCCCTGCAGCAGAATCTGCGCGACCTGAAGCGGGCTACCGACCAGGACGGAAAGCGGCTTGAGGTGGTGGAGCTGCCCATGCCGCGGCCCATCGTGATGGAGGGCCAGCGGTTGCCGGCCAGCTACGCCAACTTTTACATCGCCAACGCCGCCGTGCTGGCGCCCATCTTCGGCGATCCCAACGACCGCATCGCGCTCGACTCGCTCACTCACCTCTTTCCCACCCGTGCGATCGTCCCTGTCTATTCGCGCGATTTCATATGGGGGCTGGGCGCGATGCACTGCATGACGCAGCAACAGCCCGCCTAA
- the tadA gene encoding tRNA adenosine(34) deaminase TadA yields MESHAQQDILYMEEALREAAKAQAAGDVPVGAVVVRAGEIVGRGHNRNLLDNDPVAHAEIVALRAAGAAIGNHRLLDCELYVTIEPCAMCAGAMTHARIRRLIYGADDPKAGAVHSVMNVLNAPELNHKMEVAWGVLSGRCAEIMQTFFRERRRKADAESLKQE; encoded by the coding sequence ATGGAGAGCCACGCGCAACAAGACATCCTTTACATGGAAGAGGCGCTCCGCGAGGCGGCCAAGGCCCAGGCTGCGGGCGACGTTCCGGTAGGTGCCGTGGTAGTCCGCGCCGGAGAGATCGTCGGACGCGGCCATAACCGAAACCTGCTGGATAACGACCCGGTGGCGCACGCCGAGATCGTAGCGCTGCGTGCCGCTGGGGCGGCCATCGGCAATCATCGCCTGCTCGACTGCGAGCTCTACGTCACCATCGAACCGTGCGCGATGTGCGCCGGCGCCATGACGCACGCTCGTATCCGGCGGCTCATCTATGGAGCCGACGATCCCAAGGCGGGCGCCGTCCACTCCGTCATGAACGTGCTCAATGCGCCGGAGCTGAACCACAAGATGGAAGTCGCGTGGGGAGTGCTTAGCGGACGGTGCGCCGAGATCATGCAGACCTTCTTCCGCGAGCGGCGCAGGAAGGCTGACGCCGAGTCACTGAAGCAAGAATAA
- a CDS encoding tetratricopeptide repeat-containing serine/threonine-protein kinase: MVGRTISHYRILEKLGGGGMGVVYKAEDVNLKRMVALKFLSEDLYKDPKALERFEREARAAALLNHPNICGIYEIEEDEGKPVLVMEYLEGEPLSKHIGGKQMDARELVDIAVKVADALEAAHEQGIIHRDIKPANIYLTPRGPKVLDFGLAKVMEPPPAAAAPDDDTAVGLPHADETLSTADQMPGTAFYMSPEQVKGDELDPRSDLFSFGIVLYEMATGQRPFRGKNVVLTLHAILHKKPPAPRQVNPRVPPHLETIIGKALEKDRNKRYQSANELRQDLEVVQRELELLATGGKLPSRLNAGSTGAFRSGSRRSRYLQAAMAVALLLAVVVIIALWNKRTRGGGTVHAGLNTVAVLPFQNATHDASIDFLRLALADEVASTLTYSPSLEVRPVASSERYADKDPQQAGKELRVGTVLAGHFLRSGDETRVTVEAIDVESNRLLWKGEVTAPAKDLTPLQEKLATLVRRELLPALGVSSVESATRPRNADAYDLFLRSVSIPHDAAPNKEAISNLERAVGLDPSYAPAWDALGRRYYYDASYAGGGRETFQKSNAAHERALSLDPNLVPASAHLTRNWVEQGELAKAYQKAQELVKQRPKSAEAHFTLAYVLRYAGLLNSAAKECDAAMGLDPGNYVFRSCAFAFLEQGDANRAMEYLHLDFGSEWVTNVLPTVLLRQGKNDEAREASTKVARNTVWFGDMLRACLDGKQGGEAQQLAQAAAPVLLGLRDPELKYYQATVLAYCGQKELATQLLRSSVAQNYCATEALEKDPLLEQIRGEADFEALRDAGKRCSAAIPSGSE, from the coding sequence TTGGTCGGCCGCACCATCTCGCATTACCGCATCCTCGAAAAGCTCGGCGGCGGCGGGATGGGCGTCGTCTACAAAGCCGAAGACGTCAACCTCAAGCGCATGGTCGCGTTGAAGTTCCTTTCCGAAGACCTCTACAAGGATCCGAAGGCGCTCGAGCGCTTCGAGCGCGAAGCGCGCGCTGCCGCGCTCCTCAACCATCCCAACATCTGTGGCATCTACGAGATCGAAGAGGACGAAGGCAAGCCTGTCCTGGTGATGGAGTACCTCGAGGGCGAGCCGTTGTCGAAACACATCGGGGGCAAGCAGATGGACGCGCGCGAGCTCGTCGACATCGCGGTAAAGGTTGCGGATGCGCTCGAGGCTGCGCACGAGCAGGGCATCATCCATCGCGACATCAAGCCGGCGAACATCTACCTGACGCCGCGTGGCCCCAAGGTGCTCGACTTTGGCCTGGCCAAAGTCATGGAGCCGCCACCCGCGGCAGCGGCTCCCGATGACGACACCGCGGTGGGCCTGCCGCATGCCGACGAGACACTTTCGACCGCCGACCAGATGCCGGGCACGGCGTTCTACATGTCGCCCGAGCAGGTGAAGGGCGACGAGCTCGATCCGCGCAGCGATTTGTTTTCCTTCGGCATCGTGCTCTACGAGATGGCGACCGGGCAGCGTCCGTTCCGCGGAAAGAACGTGGTCCTCACGCTGCACGCTATCCTGCACAAAAAGCCGCCGGCGCCGCGCCAGGTCAATCCGCGCGTGCCACCGCATCTCGAAACCATCATCGGCAAAGCGCTGGAGAAAGACCGCAACAAGCGCTATCAGTCCGCCAATGAGCTGCGGCAGGACCTTGAGGTGGTGCAGCGCGAGCTGGAACTGCTGGCCACCGGCGGCAAGCTTCCGTCGCGGCTGAATGCAGGCTCGACCGGGGCATTCCGTTCCGGCAGCCGCCGCAGCCGTTATCTGCAGGCAGCCATGGCGGTGGCACTGTTGCTCGCGGTGGTGGTGATCATCGCACTATGGAACAAGCGCACCCGCGGCGGCGGCACGGTGCATGCGGGACTGAACACGGTGGCGGTGCTGCCATTCCAGAATGCGACGCACGACGCCAGCATAGACTTTCTGCGGCTCGCACTGGCCGACGAAGTCGCCAGCACGCTGACCTACTCGCCGTCGCTCGAGGTGCGTCCGGTCGCGTCCTCGGAAAGGTATGCGGATAAAGACCCGCAGCAAGCGGGTAAGGAGCTGCGCGTCGGGACGGTGCTTGCCGGACATTTCCTGCGCTCGGGAGACGAGACGCGCGTCACCGTGGAAGCGATCGACGTGGAGAGCAATCGCCTGCTGTGGAAAGGCGAGGTCACTGCGCCGGCGAAAGACCTGACGCCGCTGCAGGAGAAGCTGGCCACGCTGGTGCGCCGCGAGCTGCTGCCGGCGCTGGGCGTGAGCTCGGTGGAGAGCGCGACACGTCCGCGGAATGCGGATGCGTATGACTTGTTCCTGCGCAGCGTATCGATCCCACACGACGCAGCGCCGAACAAGGAAGCGATCTCGAACCTGGAGCGCGCGGTGGGACTCGACCCCAGCTACGCGCCCGCGTGGGATGCGCTCGGCCGCCGCTACTATTACGACGCCTCGTACGCCGGCGGCGGACGGGAGACCTTCCAGAAGTCGAACGCCGCGCATGAACGCGCGTTGTCGCTCGACCCGAATCTGGTTCCCGCCTCGGCGCACCTCACGCGCAATTGGGTGGAGCAGGGCGAGCTGGCAAAGGCCTACCAGAAGGCGCAGGAGCTGGTGAAACAGCGTCCCAAAAGCGCGGAGGCGCACTTCACGCTCGCGTACGTGCTGCGCTACGCCGGGCTGCTGAATTCCGCCGCCAAGGAATGTGACGCAGCGATGGGCCTCGATCCGGGCAACTACGTCTTCCGGTCATGCGCGTTCGCATTTCTTGAGCAAGGTGACGCGAATCGGGCGATGGAGTATCTGCATCTCGACTTTGGCTCGGAGTGGGTAACGAACGTGCTGCCCACCGTGCTGTTACGGCAAGGGAAGAACGATGAGGCGCGCGAGGCGTCCACCAAAGTCGCCCGCAACACCGTGTGGTTCGGGGACATGCTGCGAGCTTGCCTGGACGGTAAGCAAGGTGGCGAGGCGCAGCAGCTGGCGCAAGCCGCGGCTCCCGTGTTGCTGGGCCTGCGCGATCCCGAGCTGAAGTATTACCAGGCGACGGTGCTCGCCTACTGCGGCCAGAAAGAACTGGCGACGCAGCTGCTGCGCAGCTCCGTCGCGCAGAATTACTGCGCCACGGAGGCGCTAGAGAAGGACCCGTTGCTGGAGCAGATCCGGGGCGAGGCGGACTTCGAAGCGCTGCGCGACGCGGGCAAGCGCTGCTCGGCGGCTATCCCGTCGGGATCCGAATAA
- the metH gene encoding methionine synthase, producing the protein MSDFLKHVAERVIVYDGAMGTNIQVRQPSVDDFWGKEGCNELLVLSRPDIIRDIHASFFAVGCDVVETNTFGATSVVLAEYQLESKVGEINRAAVKLAKEAALEFSTKDKPRFVAGSIGPTTKVPSLGHIGFDAMVASYLEQMTALIEAGVDILLIETCQDLLQSKAALVAAFDAMRHTGKRLPVQVQVTLEATGTMLLGTEIGAALTALEPYDVDAIGLNCATGPREMNDAVRYLCHNSPKHVSVLPNAGLPQNVGGRAVYGLTPAELAEFHKRFVSEYGVRIVGGCCGTTPEHLKAVVGAVSGIEPAKREVTLAGAASSAYSMVPLDLDPKPLVVAEEMNTTTRVEGFRNLVRAKKYDDILALAKKLVAEGSHMLDLCCAIVGEDEKGYMTGVLEKIATRVPAPVLVDSTEADVIEEALKRIPGKAIINSINLEDGEKRTSKVLPMAKRYGAGVIALTIDEDGMALTAAKKTAIAKRIFDLATNKYGIRPQDLIFDALTLPISTGQDEYRDAGIETLNAVRQIKHELPECHTILGVSNISFGLNIYPRRVLNSVFTHEAVNHGLDIAIVNYSKIYPLYKIPDVEVELARKLIYHDLSDGDPLQKYIAYFEGLEKRPETERVHVEELSVEDKLKHCIISGEKALGEGATRRSLEQILEDALVTYTPLDLINNVLLDGMRTVGELFGARKMQLPSVLDSAAVMKQAVAYLEPKMEKAAGSQKGTIVLATVKGDVHDIGKNLVDIILSNNGYKVVNLGIKQPADAIIRAAQEHKADAIGLSGLLVKSTVEMKYVLQDLTQQALEFPVICGGAALTRKYVEDDLRREYRNGVFYGEDAFSGLHIMQDLTTKDGAEGPREKRMAEGRKVKEYVRAAVADAGSDAAELAVPSTAISAAPNIPVPPFWGVRVKKDFDLRELFGYINETALFKNQWQLKTASQADYKRLVEEKFRPILAKLEDEVAASGVFEPKVVYGWFPCQSDGNDVIIYDGPESKREIERFTFPRQREGRRLSIADFFLPKSSGKLDVIGLSVVTVGARASEEAHKLFEHGEYTRYLYFHGLGVETAEALAELLHKKMREEIGIAGDDAARVTDLFHQKYRGSRYSFGYPACPNLEDQTKIFALLKPEENIGVHLSSGFQLEPEQSTSAIVVHHPQAKYFVV; encoded by the coding sequence ATGTCTGATTTCCTAAAACACGTTGCCGAGCGCGTGATCGTCTACGACGGCGCCATGGGCACCAATATCCAGGTGCGCCAGCCGTCGGTTGACGACTTCTGGGGCAAAGAGGGCTGCAACGAGCTGCTTGTGCTCAGCCGTCCGGACATCATCCGCGACATCCACGCCAGCTTCTTTGCCGTGGGTTGCGACGTGGTCGAGACGAACACCTTCGGCGCGACGTCAGTCGTGCTCGCCGAGTACCAGCTCGAGTCCAAGGTCGGCGAGATCAATCGAGCCGCAGTGAAGCTGGCGAAAGAAGCCGCTCTAGAGTTCTCGACGAAAGACAAACCGCGCTTCGTCGCCGGCTCCATCGGCCCCACCACGAAGGTGCCGTCGCTCGGCCACATTGGCTTCGACGCGATGGTCGCCAGCTATCTCGAACAGATGACCGCGCTCATCGAGGCCGGCGTCGACATCTTGCTCATCGAGACCTGCCAGGACTTACTGCAAAGCAAGGCTGCGCTGGTCGCGGCGTTCGACGCTATGCGCCACACTGGCAAACGCTTGCCGGTACAGGTGCAGGTCACGCTCGAAGCCACCGGCACGATGCTGCTCGGTACCGAGATCGGCGCTGCGCTCACCGCGCTCGAGCCTTACGACGTGGACGCCATCGGCCTGAACTGCGCCACCGGTCCGCGCGAGATGAACGACGCGGTCCGGTATCTCTGCCATAACTCGCCCAAGCATGTCTCCGTGCTGCCGAATGCCGGACTGCCGCAGAACGTCGGCGGAAGAGCGGTCTATGGACTCACGCCGGCGGAGCTGGCCGAGTTCCACAAGCGTTTTGTTTCGGAGTATGGCGTGCGCATCGTGGGAGGATGCTGCGGCACCACGCCCGAACATTTGAAGGCGGTGGTCGGCGCGGTCAGCGGGATCGAGCCCGCGAAGCGGGAGGTGACGCTGGCCGGCGCGGCGTCGAGTGCTTACTCCATGGTCCCGCTCGACCTCGATCCCAAGCCGCTCGTGGTGGCGGAAGAGATGAACACCACCACGCGCGTGGAAGGTTTCCGCAACCTCGTGCGCGCGAAGAAGTATGACGACATCCTCGCGCTCGCCAAGAAGCTGGTCGCCGAAGGCTCGCACATGCTCGACCTGTGCTGCGCCATCGTCGGGGAAGACGAGAAGGGCTACATGACGGGAGTGCTGGAGAAGATCGCTACACGCGTTCCTGCGCCGGTGCTCGTCGACTCCACCGAGGCTGACGTGATCGAGGAGGCGCTCAAGCGCATCCCCGGCAAGGCCATCATCAATTCCATCAATCTCGAGGACGGCGAGAAGCGGACGTCGAAAGTGCTGCCCATGGCTAAGCGCTACGGCGCTGGGGTGATCGCACTCACCATCGACGAAGACGGCATGGCGCTCACCGCAGCGAAGAAGACCGCCATCGCCAAGCGCATCTTCGACCTGGCGACAAACAAATACGGCATCCGGCCGCAAGACCTCATCTTCGACGCGCTCACCCTGCCCATCTCGACCGGGCAGGACGAATATCGCGATGCCGGCATCGAGACGTTGAACGCCGTCCGCCAGATCAAGCACGAGCTGCCCGAGTGCCACACCATCCTCGGCGTCTCGAACATCAGCTTCGGGCTGAACATATATCCCCGACGAGTGCTGAACTCTGTCTTCACCCACGAGGCGGTGAATCACGGCCTGGATATCGCCATCGTCAACTACAGCAAAATCTATCCGTTATACAAGATCCCTGATGTAGAGGTTGAGCTGGCACGCAAGCTTATCTACCACGACCTGTCCGATGGCGACCCGCTGCAGAAGTACATCGCGTACTTCGAAGGCTTGGAGAAGAGGCCCGAGACCGAGAGAGTCCATGTCGAAGAGCTCTCGGTCGAAGACAAGCTCAAGCACTGCATCATCTCGGGCGAGAAGGCGTTGGGCGAAGGCGCGACACGACGCTCGCTCGAGCAGATCCTCGAGGATGCGCTGGTGACGTACACGCCCCTCGACCTGATCAACAACGTGCTGCTCGACGGCATGCGGACGGTGGGCGAACTCTTCGGCGCGCGCAAGATGCAGCTGCCGTCCGTGCTCGACTCCGCCGCGGTGATGAAGCAGGCGGTCGCGTATCTCGAACCGAAGATGGAGAAGGCTGCCGGTTCGCAGAAAGGGACCATCGTGCTCGCCACGGTGAAGGGCGACGTCCACGATATCGGCAAGAACCTGGTGGACATCATCCTCTCCAACAACGGCTACAAGGTGGTGAACCTCGGCATCAAGCAGCCAGCGGATGCGATCATCCGCGCGGCGCAGGAACACAAAGCGGACGCCATCGGACTCAGCGGCCTGCTGGTCAAGTCGACGGTAGAGATGAAGTACGTGCTCCAGGACCTGACGCAACAGGCGCTCGAGTTCCCGGTGATCTGTGGCGGGGCCGCGCTCACGCGTAAATACGTGGAAGACGACCTGCGTCGCGAGTATCGCAACGGCGTCTTCTACGGCGAAGACGCGTTCTCAGGGCTGCACATCATGCAGGACCTGACGACGAAAGACGGTGCAGAAGGTCCGCGTGAAAAGCGCATGGCGGAAGGCCGCAAGGTGAAGGAGTACGTGCGCGCAGCCGTGGCAGACGCTGGGAGCGACGCTGCGGAACTCGCGGTTCCATCCACCGCCATCTCCGCCGCGCCCAACATTCCCGTGCCGCCGTTCTGGGGCGTGCGCGTGAAAAAGGATTTCGACCTGCGCGAGCTGTTCGGCTACATCAACGAGACCGCGCTTTTCAAAAACCAGTGGCAGCTCAAGACGGCTTCGCAGGCAGACTACAAACGGCTGGTCGAAGAAAAGTTCCGTCCCATCCTGGCGAAGTTGGAGGATGAGGTGGCGGCGAGCGGCGTCTTCGAACCGAAGGTCGTCTACGGCTGGTTCCCGTGCCAGAGCGACGGCAACGATGTGATCATCTACGACGGACCGGAATCGAAGCGCGAGATCGAGCGCTTCACCTTTCCACGCCAGCGCGAGGGCCGCAGACTCTCTATTGCCGATTTCTTCTTGCCCAAGTCCTCAGGGAAACTCGACGTGATCGGCCTCTCGGTCGTCACTGTAGGCGCGCGGGCGTCCGAGGAAGCGCACAAGCTCTTCGAGCATGGCGAATACACGCGCTATCTCTATTTCCACGGCCTCGGCGTGGAGACGGCGGAAGCGCTTGCCGAACTGCTGCACAAGAAGATGAGGGAAGAGATCGGTATCGCGGGGGACGACGCGGCGCGCGTCACCGACCTGTTCCATCAGAAGTATCGCGGGTCGCGCTATTCATTCGGCTACCCCGCGTGTCCGAACCTCGAGGACCAGACGAAGATCTTCGCGCTGCTCAAGCCGGAAGAGAACATCGGTGTCCACCTCAGCTCCGGCTTTCAGCTCGAGCCCGAGCAATCGACGAGCGCGATCGTTGTCCACCATCCGCAGGCCAAGTATTTCGTGGTCTAG
- the nuoI gene encoding NADH-quinone oxidoreductase subunit NuoI gives MSVTFREMFAPTVVENYPDGKGPLRGAVFEERFRGVHVLQRDENGLEKCVACFLCAAACPSNCIYIEAAENTAEKRISGAERYAAIYNIDYNRCIFCGYCVEACPTDAITHGHGFEIATFNASNLIYRKEQLLVPLGTPAQPVLPLNPPISSSVPHRMPGDGGNRSAHAR, from the coding sequence ATGTCGGTGACCTTCCGGGAGATGTTTGCCCCGACGGTGGTCGAGAACTATCCCGACGGCAAGGGTCCGCTCCGGGGTGCGGTCTTCGAGGAGCGGTTCCGCGGCGTGCACGTATTGCAGCGTGACGAAAACGGCCTGGAGAAGTGCGTGGCGTGCTTCTTGTGCGCCGCGGCGTGTCCTTCGAACTGCATCTACATCGAAGCTGCGGAGAACACCGCCGAGAAGCGGATATCCGGCGCCGAGCGCTACGCCGCGATCTACAACATCGATTACAACCGCTGCATCTTCTGCGGATACTGCGTGGAGGCTTGTCCCACGGACGCGATCACGCACGGCCACGGCTTCGAGATCGCGACCTTCAACGCGTCCAACTTGATCTATCGCAAGGAGCAGCTCCTGGTTCCGCTCGGGACGCCGGCCCAGCCGGTGCTGCCGCTGAACCCGCCGATTTCGTCTTCCGTACCCCACCGAATGCCGGGGGATGGCGGCAACCGCTCTGCGCACGCGCGCTAG
- a CDS encoding DUF1326 domain-containing protein, which yields MKKLKRISLLLAIVIATMASTPSRPAWRMKADYIEACSCHLFCPCYFNQQAEHPHCEFNMAVKVREGYSGKTNLAGAKYWLTGDLGNEWGTAKKGKWVVVSFDPTTSKEQRDALAPMILKTYGLEWGELKVQEAPIEISNSSDIAEAKLGGGQMAHMKLKREPGMDGKGVVLRNVNYFGAQKNDGFWMYRSINHSADVMGHKFDYSDRNAFLITIDTHEGATAGAMGGGHK from the coding sequence ATGAAGAAGCTCAAGCGGATTTCCCTGCTGCTGGCCATCGTGATTGCGACGATGGCGTCCACGCCGTCACGTCCCGCCTGGCGCATGAAGGCGGATTACATCGAGGCCTGCTCTTGCCACCTCTTCTGCCCATGCTATTTCAACCAGCAGGCGGAACATCCGCACTGCGAATTCAACATGGCCGTCAAAGTTCGCGAGGGTTACTCCGGCAAGACGAACCTTGCGGGAGCGAAGTACTGGCTCACCGGCGATCTGGGCAACGAGTGGGGCACCGCCAAGAAAGGAAAGTGGGTGGTGGTCTCGTTCGACCCCACGACCAGCAAGGAGCAACGCGATGCTCTGGCGCCGATGATCCTCAAGACCTACGGCCTCGAGTGGGGTGAATTGAAAGTCCAGGAAGCGCCCATCGAGATCAGCAACAGTAGCGATATCGCCGAAGCCAAACTTGGCGGCGGCCAGATGGCGCACATGAAGCTGAAGCGCGAGCCGGGAATGGACGGTAAGGGAGTGGTGCTGCGCAACGTGAACTACTTCGGCGCGCAGAAGAACGACGGTTTCTGGATGTACCGCTCCATCAACCATAGCGCCGATGTGATGGGACACAAGTTCGACTACTCCGACCGCAACGCCTTCCTCATCACCATCGATACACACGAGGGCGCGACGGCCGGCGCGATGGGCGGCGGACACAAGTAG
- a CDS encoding DinB family protein, whose translation MTNDFQQVARELREVVGATVPQLTKMSDAGAAKPYAPGKWTRKQLVSHLIDSASNNHQRFTRAALSGPLTFPGYDQDGLMRIQQPNEMRWATLVGLWENYNEFLAHVIERLPPEAADTPCTIAGDLSGTLSFIARDYVEHLKHHVNQITGSRHPTTYRPDA comes from the coding sequence ATGACCAACGACTTCCAGCAGGTCGCCCGCGAACTGCGCGAGGTCGTTGGCGCGACCGTGCCGCAGCTCACGAAGATGTCCGATGCCGGCGCGGCCAAGCCTTACGCGCCCGGCAAGTGGACGCGCAAGCAGCTGGTCTCGCACCTCATCGACTCAGCCTCGAACAATCATCAGCGCTTCACCCGCGCCGCGCTCTCCGGGCCGCTAACGTTTCCGGGCTATGACCAGGATGGCCTCATGCGCATCCAGCAACCGAACGAGATGCGATGGGCGACGCTGGTCGGGCTGTGGGAGAACTACAACGAGTTCCTCGCGCACGTGATCGAGCGCCTGCCGCCTGAGGCCGCCGATACACCGTGCACCATCGCCGGCGACCTGAGCGGCACGCTAAGCTTCATCGCGCGCGACTACGTGGAGCACCTGAAGCACCACGTGAACCAGATCACCGGCAGCCGTCACCCGACGACGTACAGGCCAGACGCCTAG